The Geotalea uraniireducens Rf4 genome window below encodes:
- a CDS encoding pentapeptide repeat-containing protein, with amino-acid sequence MMVKSLHNVNFAQSAFSIHLLAITAVLMVLLSNISPALASCGNPPLADVDWSHCDKRTANLTAVNLMMANLSYADLSGASLNSANLEVANLSHANLSGASLSGADLEGADFRGTILANANLTGVIGLTDAQLLQASNLQGVNLSNFDLSGFDLSSVNLTKANLANTNLTNTNLTNTNLTEANLNGANLKGAKLQGAILNKSVLVGVNNVTSAQLRSADNLLGVNLSGLNLSRFDFSSRDLTGADLSKASLESADLGFSANLTGANLTGANLTYANLANANLTAAILIKTNITEYQLCSAAILKRVNLSGLNLSNFDLNSLNLAEATLDNTNFSGANLSGADLTNASLANASLSKVNFDGAVLTGVTNLKSDQLRRVSNLQGVNLSGMDLNKFDLRSHNLTSANLTKANLVSANLSKANLTNANLTEADLTNANLTDANLTEANLKDANMKDANLTGAIGVTAELLNATKPDTFKPATKSSLSP; translated from the coding sequence ATGATGGTAAAATCGTTACATAATGTCAATTTTGCTCAATCAGCCTTCTCGATTCATCTGTTGGCCATTACTGCTGTCTTGATGGTATTGCTTTCAAATATTTCCCCTGCACTTGCATCTTGTGGTAATCCGCCATTAGCGGATGTTGACTGGAGCCATTGTGATAAACGCACTGCCAATCTGACTGCTGTCAATCTCATGATGGCCAACCTGAGTTATGCTGATCTGTCCGGTGCCAGCTTGAATAGTGCCAATCTGGAAGTGGCCAATCTGAGTCATGCTAATCTGTCCGGTGCCAGCCTGTCCGGGGCGGATCTGGAAGGAGCAGATTTCAGGGGAACCATCCTGGCCAATGCGAATCTTACCGGAGTGATCGGTCTAACGGACGCACAACTGCTTCAGGCTTCCAATCTGCAGGGGGTGAATCTTTCAAACTTCGATCTCAGCGGATTTGACCTGAGTTCCGTTAACCTGACCAAAGCCAACCTTGCCAATACCAACCTCACCAATACCAACCTTACCAATACCAACCTGACAGAAGCTAACCTGAACGGTGCCAACCTGAAAGGAGCCAAACTGCAAGGAGCCATCCTGAACAAATCCGTCCTGGTGGGAGTGAATAACGTAACAAGCGCCCAATTGCGCAGTGCCGACAATCTGCTGGGTGTGAATCTTTCAGGGCTCAACCTGAGCAGATTTGATTTCAGTTCCCGCGACTTGACCGGGGCCGATCTGTCCAAGGCAAGCCTGGAATCAGCCGATCTGGGCTTCTCAGCTAATCTGACCGGAGCAAACCTGACCGGAGCGAATCTGACTTACGCCAACCTGGCCAACGCCAACCTCACCGCTGCCATCCTGATTAAAACAAACATTACGGAATACCAGCTTTGCAGTGCTGCCATCTTGAAGCGGGTAAATCTTTCCGGTCTCAACTTGAGCAACTTTGATCTGAATTCATTGAATCTGGCCGAAGCCACTCTTGACAACACCAACTTTTCCGGTGCCAACCTCTCCGGAGCCGACCTGACCAATGCCAGCCTGGCCAACGCCAGCCTTTCCAAAGTAAATTTTGACGGAGCCGTGCTGACCGGAGTGACCAATTTGAAAAGTGATCAACTGCGCAGAGTTTCCAATCTGCAAGGAGTGAATCTTTCCGGCATGGATCTCAATAAATTTGATCTGAGATCCCATAATCTAACAAGCGCCAACCTTACCAAAGCCAATCTGGTATCAGCCAACCTCTCCAAGGCCAATCTGACCAATGCAAACCTGACGGAAGCAGACCTGACAAATGCAAATCTGACAGACGCAAACCTGACGGAGGCAAACCTGAAAGATGCAAACATGAAAGATGCAAACCTGACCGGAGCGATCGGAGTAACTGCTGAACTCCTGAACGCTACCAAACCCGATACTTTTAAGCCTGCAACAAAAAGTAGCCTGTCACCTTAA
- a CDS encoding SAM-dependent methyltransferase has protein sequence MDIPRIFNITESAHRIHNPFTPEKLATLGAALRLETGTRVLDLGSGSGEMLCTWARDYGVIGTGIDMSQLFTEQAKLRAEELGVADQVEFIHGDAAGYVSDEKAGVAACLGATWIAGGVVGTIELLAQSLRTGGIILIGEPYWRQLPPTEDVAKGCLAGSISDFLMLPELLASFGHLDYDVVEMVLADQDGWDRYEAAKWLTMRRWLEANPDDEFAKDVRAKLTSEPERYAAYTREYLGWGVFALMTR, from the coding sequence ATGGACATTCCACGGATCTTCAACATCACCGAAAGTGCTCACCGCATCCATAACCCGTTCACACCCGAAAAGCTCGCCACTCTCGGCGCGGCGCTGCGTCTGGAAACGGGGACCCGAGTGCTCGACCTCGGCAGCGGTTCGGGGGAGATGCTGTGCACTTGGGCACGCGATTACGGAGTCATCGGCACCGGCATCGACATGAGCCAGTTGTTCACCGAGCAAGCGAAACTCCGCGCTGAAGAACTCGGTGTCGCCGATCAAGTCGAGTTCATCCATGGCGATGCTGCCGGCTACGTCTCTGACGAGAAGGCCGGTGTGGCAGCATGTCTCGGTGCCACGTGGATCGCTGGGGGAGTCGTCGGCACCATCGAGCTTCTGGCGCAGAGCCTCCGCACCGGAGGGATCATCCTCATCGGCGAGCCCTACTGGCGGCAGTTACCGCCGACGGAAGATGTTGCCAAGGGGTGTCTTGCCGGCTCAATCTCCGACTTTCTCATGCTTCCAGAACTTCTCGCGTCTTTCGGCCACCTCGACTACGACGTGGTGGAAATGGTTTTGGCAGACCAAGACGGCTGGGACAGATACGAGGCGGCCAAGTGGCTCACCATGCGCCGATGGCTTGAAGCCAATCCCGACGACGAGTTCGCGAAAGATGTTCGAGCCAAACTGACCTCGGAACCCGAGCGCTACGCCGCTTACACGCGTGAATACCTAGGCTGGGGTGTGTTCGCGCTGATGACGCGGTGA
- a CDS encoding restriction endonuclease has product MNWRRYQEETAEFFRSLGCEADIEAKVSGARTDHKIDVWVRFRKFGLETRWVIECKHWNSSVTKEKVLVLRSIVEDVGADRGILISSSGYQSGAVRAAEKTNVTLTDLDGLKETAQQDLSASVLHCIETRAVELKYALHNLFRSEQTNPHIWSSKPLPGVDSKSVISTIGTLAILEYGFDRVRLQKPPYPIKFDETGQRQIVVDTLDEFVARASEVISEAESTLNSQLGSKPK; this is encoded by the coding sequence ATGAATTGGAGACGATATCAAGAAGAGACCGCAGAATTCTTTCGTAGCCTCGGCTGCGAAGCTGATATCGAGGCAAAGGTTTCTGGCGCCCGCACAGATCACAAGATTGACGTATGGGTTCGTTTCAGGAAGTTCGGCCTCGAAACAAGATGGGTAATCGAATGTAAACACTGGAACTCAAGCGTGACAAAAGAGAAGGTGCTAGTGCTCCGCTCCATTGTAGAAGATGTCGGTGCAGATCGAGGCATTTTAATCTCTTCCTCCGGCTATCAAAGTGGTGCAGTACGGGCAGCGGAAAAAACTAACGTTACGCTTACCGATCTCGACGGGCTAAAAGAGACAGCTCAGCAAGATCTGTCGGCTTCAGTGCTTCATTGCATCGAGACAAGGGCTGTTGAACTCAAGTACGCACTTCACAATCTATTTAGATCAGAGCAGACAAACCCTCACATCTGGTCATCCAAACCGCTACCTGGGGTTGACAGCAAATCCGTCATAAGCACAATTGGGACTCTTGCAATCCTGGAGTATGGTTTCGACCGCGTGCGTCTCCAGAAGCCGCCTTATCCGATCAAGTTCGACGAAACCGGGCAACGCCAAATTGTTGTGGATACACTGGACGAATTCGTCGCAAGAGCATCCGAAGTGATTAGTGAAGCCGAATCTACCTTGAATTCCCAACTGGGCTCAAAGCCAAAATGA
- a CDS encoding sulfite exporter TauE/SafE family protein, whose amino-acid sequence MTVWLMYIALGAFAGVLAGLLGVGGGLVIVPVLTFIFTAQHLPEGHILHLALGTSLASIMFTSISSLRAHHGRGAVDWPVVRRISLGIMVGTFGGSWVAAQLSTRFLKVFFVVFLYYVATQMLLNIKPKPHRQLPGQTAMFGVGGLIGGVSSLVGIGGGSMSVPFLVWCNVAIHRAIGTSAAIGFPIALAGAVGYVVNGLSAPLPPYSLGFVYLPALIGIAAASIATAPFGAKLAHSLPIDKLKKIFALLLIVMGTKMLLSLF is encoded by the coding sequence ATGACAGTTTGGTTGATGTATATCGCCCTTGGGGCGTTCGCAGGGGTACTGGCCGGCCTGCTCGGTGTCGGTGGCGGTCTGGTGATCGTGCCGGTACTTACCTTTATTTTCACCGCCCAGCACCTGCCGGAGGGGCACATCCTCCATCTGGCCCTCGGCACCTCCCTGGCCAGCATCATGTTCACCTCGATTTCCAGCCTGCGGGCCCACCATGGGCGCGGCGCCGTTGACTGGCCCGTGGTGCGGCGCATCAGCCTCGGCATCATGGTCGGCACCTTCGGCGGCTCATGGGTCGCCGCCCAGCTCTCCACCCGCTTCCTCAAAGTGTTTTTCGTCGTCTTCCTCTACTACGTCGCCACCCAGATGCTGCTCAACATCAAGCCCAAACCGCATCGCCAGCTCCCCGGACAGACAGCGATGTTCGGCGTCGGCGGACTGATCGGCGGCGTCTCCAGCCTGGTCGGCATCGGCGGCGGCAGCATGTCGGTGCCGTTTCTGGTCTGGTGCAACGTCGCCATTCATCGTGCAATCGGCACCTCGGCAGCAATCGGTTTCCCCATCGCCCTGGCCGGTGCGGTCGGTTATGTGGTCAACGGCCTGTCAGCCCCGCTTCCCCCGTACAGCCTCGGCTTCGTCTATCTCCCCGCACTGATTGGTATCGCCGCTGCCAGTATCGCGACCGCCCCGTTTGGTGCAAAGTTGGCGCACAGCCTGCCGATTGATAAATTGAAGAAGATTTTTGCCCTGCTGCTGATCGTGATGGGGACCAAGATGCTGTTGAGTTTGTTTTGA
- a CDS encoding winged helix-turn-helix transcriptional regulator, with product MNWDVYNEKCPTRIVLDRIADKWTVLIVVALENGTKRFGELRREIGGVSQKMLTQTLRGLERDGLVTRVVYASVPPKVEYSLTELGRTLVHIFESVREWAERNIEDVLKAQGDYDTKAASEAPDE from the coding sequence ATGAACTGGGATGTGTATAACGAGAAATGTCCGACAAGAATCGTACTGGACCGGATCGCCGATAAATGGACCGTTCTCATCGTGGTCGCGCTTGAAAACGGTACGAAGCGGTTTGGAGAGCTACGACGGGAGATCGGTGGGGTGTCGCAAAAGATGCTGACCCAGACACTGCGCGGACTGGAGCGGGACGGACTTGTGACCCGTGTGGTGTATGCCTCCGTGCCGCCGAAAGTGGAGTATTCTCTTACCGAACTCGGGCGAACACTGGTGCATATATTCGAGTCGGTACGTGAGTGGGCGGAGCGTAACATTGAAGATGTGTTAAAAGCTCAGGGTGACTACGACACCAAGGCTGCGTCTGAGGCTCCTGACGAATGA
- a CDS encoding pyridoxamine 5'-phosphate oxidase family protein codes for MKEVVDFLMKSQIQYFATVGTDGKPKVRPFQLMMEEGGKLYFCTSNKKEVFKEVQKQPHVELCASGENFSWLRLKGKVVFSNELTLKAKVLEASPLVKSIYNSPDNPAFEVFYLADAVATIADFSGNPPRTYNL; via the coding sequence ATGAAAGAGGTCGTTGATTTCCTTATGAAAAGTCAGATTCAGTATTTCGCAACAGTCGGAACCGACGGCAAGCCGAAGGTCAGGCCCTTCCAGTTAATGATGGAAGAAGGAGGAAAGCTCTATTTCTGTACGTCTAATAAAAAAGAAGTATTCAAGGAAGTACAGAAGCAGCCCCATGTTGAACTGTGCGCATCCGGGGAAAATTTTTCGTGGCTGCGTCTCAAGGGGAAGGTGGTTTTTTCAAATGAACTTACGCTGAAGGCAAAGGTTCTGGAGGCGAGCCCCCTGGTGAAGTCCATCTATAACAGCCCGGACAATCCGGCATTTGAGGTGTTTTACCTCGCAGACGCGGTCGCGACAATTGCCGACTTCAGCGGTAATCCGCCTAGAACCTACAACCTGTGA
- a CDS encoding nitroreductase family protein, translating into METLEAIKTRRSVRRFSDQPVEPEKLQAVLEAVQQAPSWSNKQCWNLVVVQDQEARNKISELSYVESFFATYGYKTNPAQKALAQAPIVIVACANPQQSGELHGVQYYVADMGIATENLMLAAHDQGLGSVFVGVFDEEQIGKLLGIPSGIRIVGLFPLGYPAGDAKGGPSRKPLSEFVHYGKWQL; encoded by the coding sequence ATGGAAACATTGGAAGCGATCAAAACAAGAAGAAGTGTGCGAAGATTTTCAGATCAACCGGTGGAGCCGGAAAAACTCCAGGCGGTGCTGGAAGCGGTGCAGCAAGCCCCTTCATGGTCGAACAAGCAGTGCTGGAATCTGGTTGTAGTGCAGGACCAGGAGGCTCGCAATAAAATCAGCGAGCTTTCTTACGTGGAGTCGTTCTTTGCTACCTACGGGTACAAGACTAACCCGGCCCAGAAGGCGCTGGCACAGGCACCGATCGTGATTGTGGCTTGTGCAAATCCGCAACAGTCGGGTGAACTTCACGGGGTACAGTATTACGTGGCGGATATGGGGATCGCCACGGAAAATCTGATGCTGGCAGCCCATGATCAGGGACTTGGCAGCGTCTTCGTCGGAGTGTTCGATGAAGAGCAGATCGGAAAACTGTTGGGAATACCTTCCGGCATCCGGATTGTCGGGTTGTTTCCGCTCGGCTATCCTGCCGGTGACGCCAAGGGTGGTCCGTCACGTAAGCCGCTGAGTGAATTTGTTCATTACGGGAAGTGGCAGTTGTAG
- a CDS encoding MBL fold metallo-hydrolase — MKRIVALSTLALTLLFVQTAFAELTKLADNVYAYVGVKDASPARSFAANAGIVIGRDGVLVVDTLISAKEGERFLADIRKVTDKPIKYVVNTHTHLDHAFGNCVFARLGATVISHTADRKMLERVGADTLKNIGNFGLKPEDMAGTEIVYPALTFSDRMQIDLGDEAVELIRVAPSHTEGSVVVYVPSKKLLFAGDILFTDFHPFLADGDIAGWTRTIDALLTMDVERIIPGHGPLSGKNDLKEMKAYLLLFDSKARELAATSQDVDAIAAELKKTLPKRSMADWMIAYNVKSRYLGKK, encoded by the coding sequence ATGAAAAGAATCGTCGCATTATCCACGCTGGCCCTGACCCTGTTGTTCGTCCAGACCGCCTTTGCCGAATTGACCAAACTGGCGGATAACGTCTACGCCTACGTAGGCGTCAAAGACGCCTCGCCTGCCCGCAGCTTTGCCGCCAATGCCGGGATCGTCATCGGCCGGGACGGCGTGCTGGTGGTGGATACCCTGATCTCGGCCAAGGAAGGGGAGCGCTTCCTGGCAGATATCCGCAAGGTGACCGACAAGCCGATCAAGTACGTGGTCAACACCCACACCCACCTGGACCATGCCTTCGGCAACTGTGTCTTTGCCAGGCTGGGCGCCACCGTGATCTCCCATACGGCTGACCGCAAGATGCTGGAGCGGGTCGGCGCAGACACCTTGAAGAACATCGGTAATTTCGGCCTGAAGCCGGAGGATATGGCCGGCACCGAGATCGTCTACCCGGCCCTGACCTTCAGCGATCGTATGCAGATCGATCTGGGTGACGAGGCGGTGGAACTGATCCGCGTGGCGCCGTCCCACACGGAGGGGAGCGTGGTAGTATATGTCCCATCCAAAAAACTGCTCTTTGCCGGCGACATCCTCTTTACCGACTTCCACCCCTTCCTGGCCGACGGCGACATTGCCGGCTGGACCAGGACCATCGATGCCCTGCTGACCATGGACGTGGAGCGGATCATCCCCGGCCATGGCCCGCTCTCCGGCAAGAATGATCTCAAGGAAATGAAGGCGTATCTGTTGCTGTTCGACAGCAAGGCGCGGGAACTGGCGGCTACGTCGCAGGATGTCGATGCCATTGCGGCAGAGTTGAAGAAGACCCTGCCGAAGCGCTCCATGGCTGATTGGATGATCGCGTACAATGTGAAGAGCAGGTATCTGGGGAAGAAGTGA
- a CDS encoding pyridoxamine 5'-phosphate oxidase family protein codes for MHHELRRTERGIAETEARELLERGEYGILSTCGLAGQPYGIPLSYCVMNNAIYFHCAVEGHKLENIAADSRVSFCVVGKTEVLPDQFATRYESVIISGSAAEVFDGEKLQALEGLLAKYSAGFHAEGLQYIAAQGGRTRVFRIGIEAICGKARR; via the coding sequence ATGCATCATGAACTACGCCGCACGGAACGGGGTATCGCCGAGACAGAGGCGAGGGAACTGCTGGAGCGTGGCGAATACGGAATACTCTCCACCTGCGGCCTCGCCGGCCAGCCGTACGGTATTCCGCTCAGCTACTGTGTGATGAACAACGCCATCTACTTCCATTGTGCCGTGGAAGGTCACAAGCTGGAGAACATTGCCGCCGACAGCAGGGTGTCGTTCTGCGTGGTGGGAAAAACCGAGGTGCTGCCGGACCAGTTTGCCACCAGGTACGAAAGCGTCATCATCTCCGGCAGTGCGGCAGAGGTTTTTGACGGGGAAAAGCTGCAGGCCCTGGAAGGGCTCCTGGCGAAGTACTCTGCCGGATTTCATGCGGAAGGACTCCAGTATATCGCCGCCCAAGGTGGGCGGACCAGGGTGTTCAGGATCGGCATCGAGGCCATCTGCGGCAAGGCACGTCGATGA
- a CDS encoding DNA-3-methyladenine glycosylase I — protein MENVATVNRCAWVGSDLLYREYHDQEWGVPVHDDRLLFEFLTLEGAQAGLSWITILRKRDAYRAAFAGFDPELVARFDQARVAELLTNAGIVRNRLKVESAITNARVFLKVQEEYGSFDAYMWRFVDGRPIRNAWRSIKEVPASTQVSDAMSRDLKKRGFRFVGTTICYAHMQAVGMVNDHTVDCFRWQELGGCCDEGSRQE, from the coding sequence ATGGAAAATGTCGCAACGGTTAACCGCTGCGCCTGGGTGGGCAGTGACCTGCTCTACCGGGAGTACCACGACCAGGAATGGGGCGTACCGGTTCACGACGATCGGCTGCTGTTCGAGTTCCTGACCCTGGAGGGTGCTCAGGCCGGGCTCTCCTGGATAACGATTCTCAGGAAACGCGATGCCTACCGCGCCGCCTTTGCCGGATTCGATCCCGAACTGGTGGCCCGTTTCGATCAGGCAAGAGTGGCAGAACTGCTGACCAACGCCGGCATCGTCCGCAACCGCTTGAAGGTGGAGTCGGCGATAACCAATGCCCGTGTCTTTCTGAAAGTGCAAGAGGAATATGGCTCTTTCGATGCCTACATGTGGCGCTTTGTGGACGGTCGACCGATCCGGAATGCCTGGCGCAGTATCAAGGAGGTCCCGGCTAGTACGCAGGTATCGGATGCCATGAGCCGCGATCTGAAGAAGCGCGGTTTTCGCTTCGTGGGGACCACAATCTGCTATGCCCATATGCAGGCCGTCGGCATGGTGAATGACCACACTGTCGACTGTTTCCGCTGGCAGGAACTGGGGGGATGCTGCGACGAAGGAAGCCGACAAGAGTGA
- a CDS encoding YopX family protein — MVREYKFRAWGPKSKCMWPWEEITELPISALAGESGEFRYMQFTGHWDKNGKEIYEGDIVEAVRQGQHVVCEVRWGKECAGFVLYRESGGIRWNLTGGDADSTEQSVEVIGNIYENANLLGRQHYKSGLLCRITDEEQTVPL, encoded by the coding sequence ATGGTAAGAGAATACAAGTTCAGGGCCTGGGGGCCAAAAAGTAAATGCATGTGGCCATGGGAAGAGATAACTGAGTTGCCCATAAGTGCTCTTGCCGGAGAATCCGGGGAATTCCGGTATATGCAGTTCACCGGACATTGGGACAAGAATGGCAAGGAAATCTATGAAGGGGATATCGTGGAGGCAGTCAGACAAGGTCAACATGTTGTCTGCGAAGTGAGATGGGGAAAGGAGTGTGCCGGGTTTGTTCTGTATCGGGAATCTGGCGGCATTCGCTGGAATCTGACAGGTGGTGACGCGGATTCCACGGAACAGTCGGTTGAAGTTATCGGCAATATTTACGAGAATGCCAACCTCCTCGGGCGACAGCACTATAAGAGTGGCCTCTTGTGCCGAATCACCGATGAGGAGCAAACGGTCCCGTTATGA
- a CDS encoding VOC family protein, which translates to MSVKPIPEGYHTLTPFLTVPGAVELIDFLKMAFHAREKERIMMPNGSLAHAEVWIGDSIIMLGELTGDCVPMPGSFYLYVDDMDTVYKRALEAGATSTMAPADQFWGDRLGAVKDRFGNVWNLATHVEDVSADELQRRMAARFAQ; encoded by the coding sequence ATGAGCGTAAAACCGATTCCCGAAGGATACCACACCTTGACCCCTTTCCTGACAGTCCCTGGCGCAGTAGAGTTGATTGACTTCTTGAAGATGGCCTTCCATGCCCGTGAGAAGGAACGGATTATGATGCCCAATGGCTCCCTCGCTCATGCCGAGGTGTGGATCGGTGACTCTATCATCATGCTGGGTGAGCTGACAGGTGATTGCGTGCCGATGCCGGGCTCATTCTACCTGTACGTGGATGACATGGATACCGTTTACAAGCGCGCCCTGGAGGCGGGAGCAACCTCCACGATGGCACCGGCCGATCAGTTCTGGGGCGACCGTTTGGGTGCTGTGAAAGACCGGTTCGGCAACGTATGGAACCTGGCAACACATGTTGAGGATGTATCAGCAGACGAGTTGCAGCGGCGAATGGCGGCGCGCTTCGCACAATAA
- a CDS encoding helix-turn-helix transcriptional regulator, which yields MNKSERLFQLVTLLRSRRTAITAEAIAEAMQVSMRTVYRDVQALVLSGVPIEGEPGVGYLIRPGQHLPPLMFTPDELQALIVGSRMVQAFTDKDLARGARSAELKIRSILTEPLQRHAEQQPYRIPILESDDGLREVHGKLRRACEQRQKVRAVYLDEKQEKTERIIWPLGIVGWTGKWTLLAWCELRRDYRNFRFDRFEALELLEEYFALVDDISITHYLQSVVGMRDPG from the coding sequence ATGAACAAATCCGAACGGCTCTTTCAACTGGTTACGTTGCTCCGCTCCCGGCGCACCGCCATAACGGCGGAAGCCATTGCGGAGGCCATGCAGGTCTCGATGCGCACGGTGTATCGGGACGTGCAAGCGCTTGTCCTTTCCGGGGTCCCCATCGAAGGGGAACCGGGGGTCGGCTATCTCATACGTCCCGGCCAGCACCTGCCGCCGCTCATGTTCACCCCCGATGAGTTACAGGCGCTGATCGTGGGAAGCCGCATGGTGCAGGCGTTCACCGATAAGGATTTGGCGCGGGGAGCGCGCAGTGCGGAATTGAAGATCAGGTCCATTCTGACGGAGCCATTGCAACGGCATGCGGAACAGCAGCCGTACCGTATACCGATACTGGAGAGCGACGACGGCCTGCGCGAGGTCCACGGGAAACTCCGCCGGGCCTGCGAGCAACGGCAAAAAGTCCGCGCGGTCTACCTGGACGAAAAGCAGGAGAAAACCGAGCGGATCATCTGGCCGCTGGGGATAGTCGGCTGGACCGGGAAATGGACTCTGTTGGCTTGGTGCGAACTGCGCCGGGATTACCGGAACTTCCGTTTCGACCGCTTTGAGGCGTTGGAACTGCTTGAAGAGTACTTCGCTCTCGTGGACGACATCAGCATTACCCACTATCTGCAAAGCGTTGTCGGGATGCGTGATCCGGGTTAG
- a CDS encoding iron chaperone, with protein sequence MIRPSSDMKSIDQYIQEFPKEIQALLTEMRSTIQLAAPQAIEKISYQMPTFYLNGNLVHFAAFKNHIGFYPTPSGIAAFAEKLSGYKHAKGSVQFPIDKPLPLELIKKIVEFRVMENSKKTGKR encoded by the coding sequence ATGATTCGTCCGAGCTCCGACATGAAATCAATTGATCAGTACATTCAAGAATTTCCAAAGGAGATACAGGCCCTCCTGACGGAAATGCGTTCGACGATCCAGCTGGCAGCTCCACAAGCCATTGAGAAGATCAGCTATCAAATGCCTACCTTTTATCTTAATGGCAATCTGGTGCATTTCGCGGCATTCAAGAATCACATTGGCTTCTATCCCACTCCTAGTGGCATAGCTGCATTTGCAGAAAAACTCAGTGGCTATAAACATGCGAAAGGCTCAGTCCAGTTTCCGATTGACAAACCATTGCCACTCGAACTTATTAAAAAGATTGTCGAATTTCGTGTAATGGAGAACTCGAAGAAAACAGGCAAGCGGTAA
- a CDS encoding flavodoxin family protein: protein MTVIGINGSPRKKWNTATLLTKALEGAVAQGAETELIHLYDLDFKGCMSCFACKTKGGKSYGTCGLNDGLTPILKKIVDADAIIIGSPIYFGSVTGETRSFLERLLFPYLTYTVPYASIAPRKIATGFIYTMNVAEEQSKVFGYEYLFNSHARYLQLIFGQQAESLCSFDTCQFNDYSKVLMESFDPVHKAQRREEVFPLDCKRAYELGARLAGKRSE, encoded by the coding sequence ATGACTGTCATCGGTATCAACGGAAGCCCAAGAAAAAAGTGGAATACGGCAACCCTGCTGACCAAGGCTCTGGAAGGCGCTGTCGCCCAAGGAGCCGAGACGGAGCTTATCCACCTGTATGACCTTGATTTCAAGGGGTGCATGAGCTGTTTCGCCTGTAAGACCAAAGGCGGCAAAAGCTATGGAACCTGTGGATTGAACGATGGCCTGACGCCGATTCTTAAAAAGATCGTTGACGCCGATGCCATAATCATCGGTTCGCCGATCTATTTCGGCTCGGTGACCGGCGAGACGCGCTCCTTTCTCGAACGTTTGCTGTTCCCGTACCTGACCTATACCGTGCCGTATGCCTCCATAGCTCCCAGGAAAATCGCCACCGGCTTTATCTATACGATGAATGTTGCGGAAGAGCAGAGCAAGGTGTTCGGCTACGAGTACCTCTTCAACTCCCATGCACGTTACCTGCAACTGATCTTCGGGCAGCAGGCCGAGTCGCTCTGCAGCTTTGACACCTGCCAGTTCAATGATTATTCGAAGGTATTGATGGAGAGCTTCGATCCCGTCCATAAGGCGCAACGGCGCGAGGAGGTATTTCCCCTGGACTGCAAAAGAGCGTATGAGCTGGGAGCCAGACTAGCCGGAAAAAGGAGCGAGTAG
- a CDS encoding MerR family transcriptional regulator, with protein MRIGELASKTGVSVRVLRHYETQGLIKSQRLSNGYRDYHFHAVERVQWVRDLLACGFSTRQIREFLPCLENGNIDPQKCTAKHIAKLQELDEMINLLTERRRRLSERLAILGVSVPKGSE; from the coding sequence ATGAGAATAGGTGAGTTGGCATCAAAGACTGGAGTAAGCGTCCGCGTCTTACGACACTATGAGACTCAGGGGTTGATCAAATCGCAACGGCTTTCCAACGGCTACCGGGACTACCATTTTCATGCCGTGGAGAGAGTGCAATGGGTCAGGGACCTGCTTGCATGCGGTTTCAGCACGCGGCAAATTCGAGAGTTTTTGCCCTGTCTGGAAAACGGGAATATCGATCCGCAGAAATGCACCGCCAAGCACATTGCAAAACTGCAAGAGCTTGACGAAATGATCAACCTCCTTACCGAACGGCGCCGCCGGCTTTCCGAACGCCTCGCCATACTTGGTGTTTCTGTGCCAAAAGGATCGGAATAA